From the Gloeocapsa sp. PCC 73106 genome, one window contains:
- a CDS encoding NAD(P)H-quinone oxidoreductase subunit O → MKKGSLVHAVREKLENSLEAKASDPRFPDYIFNSKGEIVDLDGEYALVKFYVPTPNIWFRLDQLELAE, encoded by the coding sequence ATGAAAAAAGGATCATTGGTACACGCGGTTAGAGAAAAACTAGAAAACAGTCTAGAAGCAAAGGCAAGTGACCCCCGCTTCCCTGATTACATCTTCAACAGTAAAGGCGAAATCGTCGATCTAGATGGAGAATATGCTCTAGTTAAATTCTACGTTCCCACTCCTAACATTTGGTTTCGCCTTGATCAGTTAGAACTAGCAGAATAA
- the mdh gene encoding malate dehydrogenase produces MELSPTLPINCTSFKVSIIGAGKVGSTLTQRIAEKNLADVVLLDIIPGLPQALALDLMAAQGIELHDSNIIGTNDYADTAGSNIIVITAGMARKPNMSRDDLIQINSKIVVEVAEQTILHSPNALYVVITNPLDVMTYLVWKTTGLGTYQVMGMAGVLDSSRLQTFIAMKLGVYTADVSAMVLGGHGDLMLPLPRYCTVTGVPITELMDEDSINQIVERTRNGGAEIVELLKTGGAYFAPASSACIMVEAILRNQSRLLPAAAYLQGEYGLNDLFLGVPCRIGCRGVEKILEVDLTPAERESLHISAESVRQNIKLALASLG; encoded by the coding sequence ATGGAACTTTCCCCTACTTTACCCATAAACTGTACATCCTTCAAAGTCTCTATTATTGGTGCAGGTAAAGTTGGTAGCACACTGACTCAGCGTATCGCTGAAAAGAATCTAGCGGATGTGGTTTTATTAGATATAATTCCGGGTTTACCGCAAGCCCTCGCTCTTGATCTGATGGCAGCCCAGGGTATAGAATTACACGACAGTAATATTATCGGTACTAACGACTACGCTGATACGGCGGGTTCCAATATTATCGTGATTACAGCAGGTATGGCGCGTAAACCCAACATGAGTAGGGATGATTTAATCCAAATCAACAGCAAAATCGTGGTAGAGGTAGCTGAGCAAACGATCCTCCACTCACCCAACGCTCTCTATGTGGTGATTACTAATCCCCTGGATGTGATGACTTATTTGGTTTGGAAAACTACTGGACTAGGGACTTATCAAGTGATGGGTATGGCGGGAGTACTCGACTCTTCTCGTCTACAAACCTTTATTGCGATGAAGTTGGGAGTCTATACAGCAGACGTCTCAGCTATGGTTTTAGGGGGTCATGGCGATTTGATGCTACCCTTACCTCGTTACTGTACTGTTACAGGCGTACCCATTACTGAATTGATGGACGAAGATAGTATTAACCAAATAGTTGAAAGAACTCGTAACGGAGGCGCGGAAATCGTCGAATTACTCAAAACTGGGGGCGCCTATTTTGCTCCTGCTTCTTCTGCTTGTATCATGGTGGAAGCGATTTTACGCAATCAATCGCGCTTATTACCCGCTGCGGCTTATCTCCAGGGCGAATATGGCTTAAACGATTTATTTCTTGGTGTACCCTGTCGTATTGGCTGTCGTGGTGTAGAGAAGATTTTAGAAGTCGATTTAACTCCTGCAGAGCGTGAATCACTACATATTTCGGCTGAGTCGGTACGCCAGAATATTAAACTCGCTCTAGCTTCTCTAGGGTAA
- a CDS encoding permease — MTRFHDAFTIFLSLLVEALPFLVLGVVLSSALLLFINEEQLVSRVPRHPILGSMFGSFMGFFLPVCECGNVPVARRFLLQGLPLSMSVGFLLAAPTINPIVIWSTWIVFRDQPEIVWLRILFSWLIATIIACVFSIQRDPRPLLQELLAKRMTIKSNYRRSLLPKKQSSLPLMQGAVLVQKRSNSALISGFLENMSQELRELGGVLILGSAIAATIQVFVPRELIVNLGQGTVSSIVAMMLLAAVVSICSTVDSFFALSFAGTFTSSSLLAFLVFGPMIDLKAVGLMLSIFKPRIIFYLFALAAQLTFMFTLAYSYFF, encoded by the coding sequence ATGACTCGATTTCATGATGCTTTCACTATTTTTTTGAGTTTACTCGTTGAAGCACTTCCTTTTTTGGTATTGGGAGTTGTACTTTCGAGTGCGCTTTTATTGTTTATTAATGAAGAACAACTGGTTAGTAGAGTACCTCGTCATCCTATTTTAGGGTCTATGTTTGGTAGTTTCATGGGTTTTTTCTTGCCAGTATGCGAGTGTGGTAATGTTCCAGTAGCGAGACGTTTTTTACTCCAGGGTTTACCCCTATCTATGTCGGTGGGCTTTCTGTTAGCGGCGCCGACTATTAATCCGATCGTGATTTGGTCAACTTGGATCGTATTTAGAGATCAACCAGAAATTGTTTGGTTGCGTATACTTTTTTCTTGGTTAATCGCTACTATTATCGCTTGTGTGTTTAGTATACAGAGGGATCCGCGTCCTTTGTTACAGGAGCTTCTGGCTAAGCGTATGACTATCAAAAGCAATTATCGTCGTTCATTACTACCCAAAAAACAAAGTAGTTTACCGCTAATGCAGGGGGCGGTTTTGGTCCAAAAAAGAAGCAATTCTGCTCTTATTTCCGGGTTTTTGGAGAATATGAGCCAGGAATTACGAGAGTTAGGAGGTGTGTTGATTTTGGGCAGTGCGATCGCAGCGACTATCCAAGTATTTGTACCTAGAGAGCTGATTGTTAACTTAGGTCAAGGTACCGTTAGTTCGATTGTAGCCATGATGCTATTAGCCGCTGTTGTTTCTATCTGTTCAACGGTGGATTCTTTTTTTGCGCTATCTTTTGCTGGGACTTTTACGAGTAGTTCTTTGTTGGCTTTTTTGGTATTTGGTCCAATGATTGATCTGAAGGCGGTTGGCTTGATGCTATCTATCTTTAAACCTAGAATAATTTTTTATTTATTTGCGCTAGCTGCACAACTTACTTTTATGTTTACTCTAGCTTATAGTTATTTTTTTTGA